In Bradyrhizobium sp. CCBAU 051011, the following are encoded in one genomic region:
- the murJ gene encoding murein biosynthesis integral membrane protein MurJ, whose protein sequence is MLGRIFTVGGYTLLSRLTGFARDIMLAAILGAGPVADAFFVALRLPNHFRAIFAEGAFNAAFVPAYAHLHGKSEASARLFADRIFTLLFGAQVILLILAWVFMPEVIAILAPGFKDDPARGELAISLTRITFPYLLLITLVTLYGGMLNVMHRFASAAAAPIFLNLSMMATLALAAFFPGVGYAAAWGVLLAGVLEFLLLAGDATKSGILPKFAIPRLDEDVRAFFRALGPATLGSMGTQIALFADTIIATFLPAGALSALYYADRLNQLPIGVIGIAIATVLLPEMSRRLSANDVTGASVAQRRAFEFSLLFSVPFVAAFLTVPDVIMRAMFARGAFSKADAVAAGATLAAYAIGLIPFVTIRSAVATFYARHDTATPVKAALTGVAVNVALKVALMGTLAQIGLALATAIGAWVNLLLVLFFAVRAGYLEFDRTWMTSFAKFAAAGVVLAAALWGIARFAAVYFASMHTFRDETALLLLIVAGAFVYGVTIILLFGRGWLFVLVRDRQSRG, encoded by the coding sequence ATGCTCGGACGCATCTTCACTGTCGGCGGTTACACGCTGCTTTCGCGGCTGACCGGATTCGCGCGCGACATCATGCTCGCCGCCATTCTCGGCGCGGGTCCAGTGGCGGACGCGTTTTTCGTGGCGTTGCGGCTGCCCAATCACTTTCGCGCGATTTTCGCCGAGGGCGCCTTCAACGCCGCCTTCGTGCCGGCCTATGCGCATCTGCACGGCAAGAGCGAAGCGTCGGCGCGGCTGTTCGCCGACCGCATCTTCACGCTGCTGTTTGGCGCGCAGGTCATCCTGCTCATCCTGGCCTGGGTGTTCATGCCGGAGGTGATCGCCATTCTCGCGCCGGGGTTCAAGGACGATCCGGCGCGCGGCGAACTGGCGATTTCGCTGACGCGGATCACGTTTCCGTATCTGCTGCTGATCACGCTGGTGACGCTGTATGGCGGCATGCTCAACGTGATGCATCGCTTCGCCAGCGCCGCCGCGGCGCCGATCTTCCTCAATCTGTCGATGATGGCGACGCTGGCGCTGGCCGCGTTCTTTCCGGGCGTGGGCTACGCCGCCGCCTGGGGCGTGCTGCTTGCCGGCGTCCTTGAATTCCTGCTGCTGGCCGGCGACGCGACAAAGAGCGGGATCCTGCCGAAATTCGCAATCCCGAGGCTCGACGAAGACGTGCGCGCGTTCTTTCGGGCGCTGGGGCCTGCGACCCTCGGCTCGATGGGAACGCAAATCGCACTGTTCGCCGACACCATTATCGCGACCTTTCTGCCGGCGGGCGCGCTTTCGGCGCTGTATTATGCGGACCGCCTCAATCAGTTGCCGATCGGCGTGATCGGGATCGCGATCGCCACCGTGCTGCTGCCGGAAATGTCGCGGCGCCTCTCCGCCAACGATGTCACCGGCGCCTCCGTCGCGCAGCGTCGGGCGTTCGAATTCTCGCTGTTGTTTTCGGTGCCGTTCGTTGCCGCGTTCCTGACCGTGCCTGATGTCATCATGCGCGCGATGTTTGCGCGCGGCGCGTTCTCGAAGGCGGATGCGGTCGCCGCGGGCGCCACATTGGCGGCTTACGCGATTGGGCTGATTCCATTCGTGACCATCCGCAGCGCGGTCGCGACCTTCTACGCCCGTCACGATACCGCGACGCCAGTCAAGGCGGCGCTGACCGGCGTTGCCGTCAACGTGGCGCTGAAGGTCGCGCTGATGGGTACGCTGGCGCAGATCGGCCTGGCGCTCGCCACCGCCATCGGCGCCTGGGTCAATCTCCTGCTGGTGCTGTTTTTTGCGGTGCGGGCCGGCTATCTCGAATTCGATCGCACCTGGATGACGTCTTTCGCCAAGTTCGCGGCTGCCGGTGTCGTGCTCGCCGCCGCATTGTGGGGCATCGCACGATTCGCGGCCGTCTATTTCGCGTCAATGCATACTTTCCGCGACGAGACCGCATTGTTGCTGCTGATTGTCGCTGGCGCGTTCGTTTATGGGGTTACCATCATTCTGCTGTTCGGCAGGGGATGGCTATTTGTGCTGGTCCGCGACCGCCAATCCCGGGGCTAA
- a CDS encoding DegT/DnrJ/EryC1/StrS aminotransferase family protein, translated as MNQHMRPEPVPFYDLASQRRRLGTSIDEAMARVTSHCLFINGPEVAVLEKALADFCGARHVVSCASGTDALLMVLMAREVGPGDAVFCPSFTFCATGEAVALTGATPVFVDVDEATFNMDAASLKRGVATARQRGLKPRAVIPVDLFGQSADHDAIAAVAKAEGLFVLDDAAQGFGASYKGRRIGSLGLATATSFFPTKPLGCFGDGGAIFTDDDELAETLRSIRVHGQGSDKYDNVRLGLTGRLDTLQAAVLIEKLKIFEDEIAARNRVAERYARGLGNVVTVPRLASGCTSIWAQYTIRLPKGTDRDGFAAALKAQGVPTMVYYAKSMHQQTAYKGFPVVDGGLPVSEQLSDDVISLPIHAYLDEATQDRVIAAVRGALSA; from the coding sequence ATGAACCAGCACATGCGCCCAGAACCCGTTCCTTTCTATGATCTCGCGTCGCAACGCCGGCGGCTCGGCACATCGATCGATGAGGCGATGGCGCGGGTGACGAGCCATTGCCTCTTCATCAACGGTCCGGAAGTCGCCGTGCTGGAGAAGGCGCTGGCGGATTTCTGCGGCGCCAGGCATGTCGTGAGCTGCGCGAGCGGCACCGACGCGCTGCTGATGGTGCTGATGGCGAGGGAGGTCGGCCCGGGCGACGCCGTCTTCTGCCCCTCGTTCACGTTCTGCGCGACCGGCGAAGCGGTGGCGCTGACCGGTGCGACGCCGGTGTTCGTCGATGTCGATGAAGCAACATTCAACATGGATGCAGCTTCGCTCAAGCGTGGGGTCGCGACGGCCAGGCAGCGTGGCCTGAAGCCGCGGGCGGTAATCCCCGTCGACCTGTTCGGCCAAAGCGCCGACCATGATGCGATCGCAGCGGTGGCGAAGGCCGAGGGCCTGTTCGTGCTCGACGACGCCGCGCAGGGGTTTGGCGCGAGCTACAAGGGCCGCCGGATCGGTTCGTTGGGACTTGCGACCGCGACCAGCTTCTTCCCGACCAAACCGCTCGGCTGCTTCGGCGATGGCGGCGCCATCTTTACCGATGACGACGAGCTTGCCGAGACGCTGCGCAGCATCCGCGTCCACGGCCAGGGTTCGGACAAATACGACAATGTGCGTCTCGGCCTGACCGGACGTCTCGATACCCTGCAGGCGGCGGTCCTGATCGAGAAGCTGAAGATTTTCGAGGACGAGATCGCGGCCCGCAACCGCGTCGCGGAGCGTTATGCCCGCGGTCTCGGCAACGTCGTGACGGTGCCGCGCCTGGCCTCCGGATGCACATCGATCTGGGCGCAGTATACCATCCGCCTGCCGAAGGGGACCGATCGTGACGGCTTTGCGGCAGCGCTGAAGGCGCAGGGCGTTCCGACCATGGTCTATTATGCGAAATCGATGCATCAGCAGACCGCGTATAAGGGTTTCCCGGTAGTGGATGGCGGGCTGCCGGTGAGCGAACAGCTCTCCGACGACGTCATCAGCCTGCCGATTCACGCCTATCTCGACGAGGCGACGCAGGATCGTGTCATCGCGGCGGTGCGCGGCGCCCTTTCTGCCTGA
- a CDS encoding Gfo/Idh/MocA family protein — protein sequence MSSKGSASDAKTGEKRGLRVGVVGAGVMGSNHARVLAGLPGVTLVGIVDPLPEHRARATALAGCRAFAELDELFDEGVDAVTIAAPTHLHHEIALACITRNIHLLVEKPVASTVEEGRDIVDAAKSAGVTLMVGHVERFNPAVAAIKQAISGEDILSIGITRVGPFPPRMSNVGVVIDLAVHDIDLIRWFTESDIVEVQPQLSSAVAEREDIALLQFRTASGVLAHINTNWLTPFKARSVTVATRGKYVMGDLLTRQVTECFGFKPDGSYSMRHLPVGHDEPLRAELIAFLDAVRTGNVPAVSGDEGVASLEIAIRCLEQPAKPAASAVRKGPRRVVG from the coding sequence ATGAGTTCCAAAGGGTCCGCTTCCGACGCGAAGACCGGTGAAAAACGCGGCTTGCGTGTAGGCGTCGTCGGCGCGGGCGTGATGGGCAGCAACCATGCCCGTGTGCTGGCCGGCCTGCCCGGCGTGACGCTGGTCGGTATCGTCGATCCCTTGCCTGAACACCGCGCGCGCGCCACTGCGCTTGCCGGCTGCCGCGCCTTCGCCGAGCTCGACGAACTGTTCGACGAGGGCGTCGATGCCGTGACGATCGCGGCGCCGACCCATCTGCATCACGAGATTGCGCTGGCCTGCATCACCCGCAACATCCATCTCCTGGTCGAGAAACCCGTCGCCTCGACGGTGGAAGAGGGGCGGGACATCGTCGATGCGGCGAAGAGCGCCGGCGTGACGCTGATGGTCGGCCATGTCGAGCGCTTCAACCCCGCGGTCGCGGCGATCAAGCAGGCGATCTCGGGCGAGGATATTCTGTCGATCGGCATCACCCGCGTCGGGCCGTTTCCGCCGCGCATGTCCAATGTCGGCGTCGTCATCGATCTTGCCGTTCACGATATCGACCTGATCCGCTGGTTCACCGAGTCCGATATCGTCGAGGTGCAGCCGCAGCTTTCCAGCGCGGTTGCCGAGCGCGAGGACATCGCTCTCCTGCAATTCCGCACCGCCTCCGGCGTGCTCGCCCACATCAACACCAACTGGCTGACGCCGTTCAAGGCGCGCAGCGTCACGGTGGCGACCCGCGGCAAATATGTGATGGGCGACCTCCTGACGCGGCAGGTGACCGAGTGTTTCGGCTTCAAGCCCGACGGCAGCTATTCGATGCGCCATCTGCCGGTCGGCCATGACGAACCGCTGCGCGCCGAGCTGATCGCATTCCTCGATGCCGTCCGCACCGGCAATGTACCGGCGGTGTCCGGCGATGAGGGCGTCGCCAGTCTCGAGATCGCCATCCGCTGTCTCGAACAGCCCGCCAAGCCCGCGGCCTCCGCCGTGCGCAAGGGACCGCGCCGCGTCGTCGGCTGA
- a CDS encoding mannose-1-phosphate guanylyltransferase/mannose-6-phosphate isomerase yields MTRRIIPLIMCGGAGTRLWPASREVHPKQFLCLFGERSTFQDTLLRVSDADLFERPVIITNNAYRFMVLEQLAEIGLEADVLLEPMRRDSGPAIAAGAAFAEARGKDAIVLALAADHVVRDTPAFVAACREGLAAAEAGHIVTFGVQPERAATEYGYINPGEVISGKVRAVAKFVEKPDTATAAGYVEAGYLWNSGNFMFRAAVLSDEYRKVDAESVQAVTDAVAKAGTDLGFVKLDEAAFGSAKSISIDYAVMEKTARTAVVPVACGWSDVGSWHAVWELSGKDGEGNAARGAAVFEDSRNCNVSTDRALVALEGVDDLVVVATQDAVLVSRQKDSNGLKRLVAKLKTVAPQVTEDHIRVHRPWGSYQSVDNGDRHQVKRIIVKPGGRLSLQKHHHRSEHWIVVRGAAQVTVNELVKTVHENESIYIPIGAVHRLENPGKIQLELIEVQTGSYLGEDDIIRIEDDYKRS; encoded by the coding sequence ATGACCCGACGAATTATTCCCCTGATCATGTGCGGCGGAGCAGGAACGCGGCTGTGGCCGGCCTCGCGTGAGGTACACCCCAAGCAGTTCCTGTGTCTGTTCGGGGAGCGCTCGACGTTCCAGGACACGCTGTTGCGGGTTTCGGACGCTGATCTGTTCGAGCGGCCCGTCATCATCACCAACAACGCCTATCGCTTCATGGTGCTCGAGCAACTGGCGGAGATCGGGCTCGAGGCAGACGTACTGCTCGAACCGATGCGGCGCGATTCCGGTCCGGCGATTGCGGCCGGCGCCGCCTTTGCAGAGGCGCGCGGCAAGGACGCGATCGTGCTGGCGCTCGCCGCCGATCACGTGGTTCGCGACACGCCAGCTTTCGTTGCCGCCTGTCGCGAGGGGCTGGCCGCGGCGGAAGCCGGCCACATCGTGACGTTCGGCGTGCAGCCCGAACGCGCCGCCACTGAATATGGTTACATCAATCCCGGCGAGGTGATTTCCGGCAAGGTTCGCGCAGTCGCGAAATTCGTCGAGAAGCCGGATACGGCAACGGCGGCGGGTTATGTCGAGGCAGGCTATCTCTGGAACAGCGGCAACTTCATGTTCCGCGCTGCCGTGCTGTCGGACGAATATCGCAAGGTCGACGCGGAAAGCGTCCAGGCCGTCACCGATGCGGTGGCGAAGGCGGGCACCGACCTCGGCTTCGTCAAGCTCGATGAGGCCGCGTTCGGTTCAGCGAAGTCGATCTCGATCGACTATGCGGTGATGGAAAAGACCGCGCGCACCGCCGTCGTGCCGGTCGCATGCGGCTGGTCCGATGTCGGCTCCTGGCATGCGGTGTGGGAATTGTCCGGCAAGGACGGCGAGGGTAACGCGGCGCGCGGTGCAGCCGTGTTCGAGGATTCGCGCAACTGCAACGTTTCGACCGACCGCGCGCTGGTCGCGCTGGAAGGTGTCGACGATCTCGTGGTGGTCGCAACGCAAGATGCCGTGCTGGTCTCCAGGCAAAAGGACTCCAACGGCCTGAAGCGGCTGGTCGCGAAATTGAAGACGGTGGCGCCGCAGGTGACCGAAGATCACATCCGGGTGCATCGGCCCTGGGGCTCCTATCAGTCGGTCGACAATGGCGACCGTCATCAGGTCAAGCGCATCATCGTCAAGCCGGGCGGGCGGTTGTCGCTGCAGAAGCATCATCATCGGTCCGAGCACTGGATTGTGGTGCGCGGCGCGGCGCAGGTAACCGTCAACGAGTTGGTCAAGACCGTGCACGAGAACGAATCGATCTACATCCCGATCGGCGCGGTGCACCGGCTGGAAAATCCCGGCAAGATCCAGCTCGAACTGATCGAGGTCCAGACCGGCAGCTATTTGGGCGAGGACGACATCATCCGCATCGAGGACGACTACAAGCGCAGTTGA
- a CDS encoding NAD-dependent epimerase, which translates to MPDQSILVTGAAGFIGFHVARRLLAEGRAVIGLDNLNDYYDPALKRARLDILRGEQGFAFEQVDLADRAAMERLFAKHRFARVVHLAAQAGVRYSIDRPHAYVDANLAGFVNVLEGCRHHGCGHLIYASSSSVYGANTKLPFSVDDKTDHPVSLYAATKKANELIAHSYSHLYRLPATGLRFFTIYGRWGRPDMAIYLFTKAIVEGTPIRLFNHGRMRRDFTHIDDAARVVVQLVDQAPRDGGPVAGAPARIYNVGNNHPEELTHVVAVLERELGRAAVREMLPMQPGDVTETFADVAELMRDTGFRPQTSIEDGLRDFVAWYRDYYRI; encoded by the coding sequence ATGCCGGATCAATCCATTTTGGTCACTGGAGCTGCGGGTTTCATCGGCTTTCACGTCGCTCGCCGGCTGCTTGCCGAGGGCCGCGCCGTCATCGGCCTCGACAATCTCAACGACTATTATGATCCGGCGCTGAAACGGGCGCGGCTGGATATCCTGCGCGGTGAGCAGGGCTTTGCATTCGAGCAGGTCGACCTCGCTGATCGCGCCGCCATGGAACGCCTGTTCGCCAAGCACCGCTTTGCAAGGGTGGTGCATCTCGCGGCGCAGGCCGGCGTGCGGTATTCGATTGACCGGCCGCATGCCTATGTCGACGCCAACCTTGCGGGCTTCGTCAATGTGCTGGAAGGTTGCCGGCATCACGGATGCGGCCATCTGATCTATGCGTCGTCCTCGTCGGTCTACGGCGCGAATACGAAACTACCGTTTTCGGTAGACGATAAGACCGACCATCCGGTCAGCCTCTACGCCGCTACAAAGAAGGCCAATGAGCTGATCGCGCATTCCTACAGCCATCTCTATCGCCTTCCGGCGACCGGCCTGCGGTTCTTTACCATCTATGGGCGGTGGGGCCGTCCTGACATGGCGATTTACCTCTTTACCAAGGCGATCGTGGAGGGCACCCCGATCAGGCTCTTTAACCATGGCCGGATGCGGCGCGACTTTACCCATATCGACGACGCGGCGCGCGTCGTAGTGCAACTGGTCGACCAGGCCCCGCGCGACGGCGGCCCGGTCGCCGGTGCGCCAGCACGAATTTACAATGTCGGCAACAATCATCCGGAAGAGCTGACCCATGTGGTAGCGGTTCTGGAGCGGGAACTGGGGCGCGCGGCGGTCCGGGAGATGCTACCGATGCAGCCTGGAGATGTGACCGAGACCTTTGCCGACGTCGCGGAACTGATGCGCGACACCGGCTTCAGGCCGCAGACTTCGATCGAGGACGGGCTTCGCGATTTTGTCGCGTGGTACCGTGACTACTACAGGATTTGA
- a CDS encoding lysylphosphatidylglycerol synthase transmembrane domain-containing protein: MRRILLSTLKILVSAALLYFSLRKVDLADLAARIDVSSLGWIGVAIAVTFLQIFIGVLRWREISAECGAPLPTRQAMRFNVIGTFFNQTLPSSIGGDAVRLWLVARSGHGWRAATYSIFVDRAIGLIALAVVIVASLPWSYRLITDPHGRSALLFVDFAALAGGLGFLLLGRLKWPWLKHWWGTHHIHACSVIANRVLFSPTHGPKVAVLSLLVHVLAVVIAWCVVQSIAAPVVFSQIFQLVPPVMLITMLPISIAGWGVREATMGLAFGYAGLMANEGVNISLLYGAVSFIVGLIGGLVWILSAEKAAQGTAPIEVPK; the protein is encoded by the coding sequence ATGCGCCGTATCCTGCTTTCGACATTAAAGATACTGGTCTCGGCGGCGCTGCTGTATTTCTCGCTGCGCAAGGTCGACCTTGCCGACCTCGCCGCTCGCATCGACGTTTCCAGCCTGGGCTGGATCGGTGTAGCGATCGCGGTGACGTTCCTGCAGATCTTCATCGGCGTGCTGCGATGGCGCGAGATCAGCGCCGAGTGCGGTGCGCCGCTGCCGACCCGGCAGGCGATGCGCTTCAACGTGATCGGAACCTTCTTCAACCAGACGCTGCCCTCCTCGATCGGCGGTGATGCGGTCAGGCTGTGGCTGGTGGCGCGCAGCGGTCATGGCTGGCGGGCTGCGACCTATTCCATCTTCGTCGACCGCGCCATTGGCCTGATCGCGCTCGCGGTGGTCATCGTCGCGAGCCTGCCCTGGAGCTACCGTCTGATCACCGATCCGCACGGCAGGTCGGCGCTCTTGTTCGTCGATTTCGCAGCGCTTGCCGGCGGCCTCGGATTTCTCCTGCTCGGCAGGCTCAAATGGCCGTGGCTGAAGCACTGGTGGGGCACCCACCACATCCACGCCTGCTCGGTGATCGCCAACCGCGTGCTGTTCAGCCCTACCCACGGCCCGAAGGTCGCGGTGCTGTCGCTATTGGTGCACGTGCTCGCCGTCGTCATCGCCTGGTGCGTGGTGCAATCGATCGCAGCGCCGGTGGTGTTCAGCCAGATCTTCCAGCTCGTTCCACCCGTCATGCTGATCACCATGCTGCCGATCTCGATTGCCGGCTGGGGCGTCCGCGAGGCCACCATGGGGCTGGCGTTCGGCTATGCCGGCCTGATGGCCAATGAGGGCGTCAACATCTCGCTGCTCTATGGCGCGGTGTCCTTCATCGTCGGTCTGATCGGCGGGCTGGTCTGGATATTGAGCGCCGAGAAAGCCGCGCAGGGCACGGCGCCGATCGAGGTTCCCAAATAA
- a CDS encoding glycosyltransferase family 4 protein — MANSQLVLSFAAAVPAALLSGILTWAIRPLMVRIALAKPNARSSHRISTPQGGGIAVIAATLIAATAVIALAGAADMKIPIAIFGATLFIAAVGFADDVKPLQVLPRLLLQGLAVAAVIVAAPESLRIVPACPFWLERGLLLLAGLWFVNLVNFMDGLDLMTVAEIVPVTAALVLLGWFGDLPASTTVAAAALFGAMLGFAPFNRPVAKIFLGDVGSLPIGLLAGWCLLQLAWHQQVAAALLLPLYYLADATITLLRRIARGEPFWAAHRSHFYQRATDNGFSVSGVVREVFALNILLAALAIGSVMTSSPAISGLLLVAGAVATAFLMRRFSRRAPSIG; from the coding sequence ATGGCCAATTCGCAATTAGTGCTGTCGTTTGCCGCAGCGGTCCCGGCGGCGCTGTTGTCGGGCATCCTGACCTGGGCGATCCGACCGCTCATGGTGCGAATAGCGCTGGCGAAACCAAATGCGCGTTCTTCCCATCGCATATCGACGCCGCAAGGCGGCGGCATCGCTGTCATCGCGGCCACGCTGATCGCGGCGACCGCCGTCATTGCACTTGCCGGCGCAGCAGACATGAAAATTCCCATCGCGATATTCGGCGCTACGCTGTTCATCGCGGCCGTCGGCTTTGCCGATGACGTCAAACCCCTCCAGGTCCTGCCGCGGCTGTTGCTGCAGGGACTTGCCGTCGCAGCGGTGATCGTTGCCGCGCCCGAAAGCCTTCGGATCGTTCCCGCCTGCCCGTTCTGGCTCGAGCGCGGCCTGCTGTTGCTCGCAGGCCTGTGGTTCGTCAACCTCGTCAACTTCATGGACGGGCTCGATCTGATGACGGTCGCCGAAATCGTGCCAGTCACCGCCGCGCTGGTCCTGCTCGGCTGGTTCGGCGATCTTCCGGCGTCGACAACGGTCGCCGCAGCAGCCCTGTTCGGAGCGATGCTCGGCTTTGCGCCTTTCAACCGGCCGGTGGCGAAAATCTTTCTCGGCGATGTCGGCAGCCTGCCGATCGGCCTGCTCGCCGGCTGGTGCCTGCTGCAGCTGGCCTGGCATCAGCAAGTGGCAGCAGCGCTGCTGTTGCCGCTCTATTATCTCGCCGACGCCACCATTACCCTGCTGCGGCGCATCGCGAGGGGCGAGCCGTTCTGGGCGGCGCATCGCAGCCACTTCTATCAGCGCGCCACCGACAACGGATTTTCAGTATCGGGCGTGGTGCGCGAGGTATTCGCGCTCAACATTCTGTTGGCCGCATTGGCGATCGGCTCGGTGATGACGTCTTCGCCCGCGATCTCCGGCCTGCTTCTTGTTGCGGGAGCTGTCGCCACGGCGTTTCTGATGCGCCGCTTCTCGCGCCGCGCGCCGTCTATCGGCTAA
- a CDS encoding glycosyltransferase family 4 protein — MQSYGKVVVVSQHYPPDPSTTAAIMASISQRVAQEADVLVLSGTAGSATSAQTGEPEVVEARSWMPAKGALGKRAVAELLFTVRMFFVLLARLKRGDVTLTVPAPFMLPYAFAAASKLKGAKSVLIMHDLYPDVLVMAGLLKPQSIVAKAMRALNAPMFRALDAVVIIGRDTEKLLLRYGGMTSDKIRFIPNWATLARGVRAVEPGNPYRRSLSARFVVGLSGNLGFTHDPVIVFEAARLLRDDRDIHFLLSGWGVGFDQLKAMQAEAKLPNVTLVERVEDDELEIFLSAADVWIIPYRKNVAGVSVPSRFYNLLAIGRPVILVSEADAEAALTVTEHDIGWVVEPGNADELAEMVGRAVRSIDPQRAERAAEISKRFDFEIAMTEYCGLIRELAQKKPSY, encoded by the coding sequence ATGCAGAGTTACGGAAAAGTCGTCGTCGTCAGCCAGCATTATCCGCCGGATCCGAGCACGACGGCGGCGATCATGGCATCGATTTCGCAACGCGTGGCGCAGGAGGCCGACGTTCTGGTGCTGTCGGGCACGGCAGGCTCCGCGACATCGGCGCAAACGGGCGAGCCGGAGGTCGTCGAAGCCAGGAGCTGGATGCCGGCAAAGGGCGCGCTAGGAAAGCGAGCAGTGGCCGAATTGCTGTTCACGGTCCGGATGTTTTTCGTGCTGTTGGCGAGGCTCAAGCGCGGCGACGTCACGCTTACGGTTCCCGCGCCCTTCATGTTGCCTTACGCCTTTGCCGCGGCGTCTAAATTGAAAGGCGCGAAGTCGGTGCTGATCATGCACGATCTCTATCCCGACGTTCTCGTCATGGCTGGCCTGTTGAAGCCGCAGTCGATCGTGGCGAAAGCGATGCGCGCCCTGAACGCGCCGATGTTTCGCGCGCTCGACGCCGTCGTCATCATCGGCCGCGACACGGAAAAACTGTTGCTGCGCTATGGCGGAATGACCAGCGACAAGATCCGCTTCATTCCGAACTGGGCGACGCTTGCACGTGGCGTCCGCGCGGTCGAACCTGGCAATCCGTATCGCCGTTCGTTGTCCGCCCGCTTTGTCGTCGGGCTTTCGGGCAATCTCGGTTTCACCCACGACCCCGTGATCGTGTTCGAGGCCGCCCGGTTACTGCGGGACGATAGGGATATCCATTTCCTCTTATCGGGCTGGGGGGTCGGCTTCGACCAGTTGAAGGCGATGCAGGCGGAGGCGAAACTTCCGAACGTCACCCTGGTCGAGCGCGTCGAGGACGATGAGTTGGAGATTTTTCTCTCGGCCGCGGACGTCTGGATCATTCCCTACCGCAAGAACGTCGCCGGCGTATCGGTGCCGAGCCGGTTCTACAATCTGCTGGCAATCGGCCGTCCGGTGATCCTGGTTTCGGAAGCCGATGCCGAGGCGGCGCTGACGGTGACCGAGCACGATATCGGCTGGGTCGTCGAACCCGGCAACGCCGACGAACTGGCGGAAATGGTCGGTCGCGCTGTCCGTTCCATCGATCCGCAGCGGGCCGAACGCGCGGCTGAAATCTCCAAACGTTTCGATTTTGAGATCGCCATGACCGAGTATTGCGGCCTGATCCGCGAGTTGGCGCAGAAGAAGCCGAGCTATTAG